One Bifidobacterium angulatum DSM 20098 = JCM 7096 DNA window includes the following coding sequences:
- a CDS encoding endonuclease/exonuclease/phosphatase family protein yields the protein MTIALMVMAVLLWCWLLLSCLPAGAEAHMPMPYLIALIPLLWVPSLALAAISACVHAWTPLVAFMLTAVASVARLWPYWAPTHTRETVRETSSGAATEPRTARSLRVMTVNCRYGRADAHAIVREVRQRHIDVLATQETTDDLVERLREAGLDSLLPHRQLGTSRPTDNGGYNALFSRFEPSRSAANLIDIPAADVPSMTVDLPTSADMQSTGNTRAYHVTLASAHPKSPMRGCPEWSAGIRGLSAIADLAEREPNGIGVVMGDLNSSIEHPSFRSLLANGLHDASRTQATHAVVTFPSWLTWPHIELDHVLFTNGLCPSKVESFRIDGTDHYALTATLTLE from the coding sequence ATGACGATAGCGCTCATGGTAATGGCCGTATTGCTGTGGTGCTGGCTGCTGCTGAGCTGCCTGCCGGCCGGGGCGGAGGCTCATATGCCAATGCCGTATCTTATTGCGCTGATTCCGCTGTTATGGGTGCCATCATTGGCGCTGGCCGCAATATCCGCATGCGTCCACGCGTGGACGCCACTGGTTGCGTTCATGCTGACGGCAGTAGCATCGGTGGCACGTCTGTGGCCGTATTGGGCGCCCACCCACACTCGTGAAACGGTCCGTGAAACATCTTCTGGCGCGGCGACGGAACCTCGGACGGCACGCTCCCTGCGCGTAATGACGGTGAACTGCCGATATGGTCGCGCCGATGCACACGCCATCGTACGCGAGGTGCGGCAACGGCATATCGATGTGCTCGCCACACAGGAGACCACCGACGATCTTGTCGAACGGCTACGCGAAGCCGGACTGGACAGCCTACTTCCCCACCGGCAGCTCGGCACCAGCAGACCCACCGATAACGGCGGATACAATGCGCTGTTCTCACGGTTCGAACCCAGTCGGTCGGCGGCGAACCTCATCGACATCCCCGCAGCCGACGTGCCATCGATGACCGTCGACCTGCCGACATCCGCCGACATGCAAAGCACCGGCAACACACGCGCATACCATGTCACGCTTGCGTCGGCGCACCCGAAATCCCCCATGCGCGGCTGCCCCGAATGGTCCGCCGGAATCCGCGGATTGAGCGCGATCGCCGATCTTGCCGAGCGTGAGCCGAACGGCATCGGCGTGGTCATGGGCGACCTCAATTCCTCCATCGAACACCCCAGCTTCCGCTCGCTGCTCGCCAATGGATTGCACGACGCCAGCCGCACCCAGGCGACGCATGCCGTCGTAACCTTCCCCAGCTGGCTGACATGGCCGCATATCGAACTCGATCATGTGCTGTTCACCAACGGCCTGTGCCCAAGCAAGGTGGAATCCTTCCGCATCGACGGCACCGATCATTACGCACTGACCGCAACGCTCACGCTCGAATAG
- the rpsP gene encoding 30S ribosomal protein S16, producing the protein MATKIRLKRMGKKFYAFYRVVIMDSRQKRDGRAIEEIGTYNPNTQPSTIVIDSERAQYWLGVGAQPTEQVLKLLKITGDWQKFKGLDGAEGTLKTVEAGPDAAARVEAVEAEAQKLKAAKSEAEAKAKAEAEAAAAAEAEAPAEEAAEEAPADAE; encoded by the coding sequence TTGGCAACCAAGATTCGTCTGAAGCGCATGGGTAAGAAGTTCTACGCGTTCTACCGCGTGGTGATCATGGATTCCCGCCAGAAGCGTGACGGCCGTGCCATCGAAGAGATCGGTACCTACAACCCGAACACCCAGCCTTCCACCATCGTCATCGATTCCGAGCGCGCTCAGTACTGGCTCGGCGTCGGCGCTCAGCCGACCGAGCAGGTTCTGAAGCTGCTGAAGATCACCGGTGATTGGCAGAAGTTCAAGGGTCTCGATGGTGCCGAAGGCACCCTGAAGACCGTTGAGGCTGGCCCGGATGCCGCCGCTCGCGTTGAGGCTGTGGAAGCCGAAGCCCAGAAGCTCAAGGCCGCCAAGTCCGAAGCCGAGGCTAAGGCCAAGGCTGAGGCCGAAGCTGCCGCCGCCGCTGAAGCTGAGGCTCCGGCTGAGGAAGCCGCTGAGGAAGCCCCGGCTGACGCCGAGTGA
- the rimM gene encoding ribosome maturation factor RimM (Essential for efficient processing of 16S rRNA), which produces MADQNMHENPQQRELLRVCRIGRAQGMKGEVTVQVFTDEPEWRFEPGSELFSRNGEQRYVVERSRTFKNRWIIKLEGCDDRNASEALNGTELYGEADDPEDMLEADEWYPKDLIGLEARMDEENEIGAPAGKPIGMVVDVIDSPAQSLLKIRLTEPVETGTASDGTPIVEKTTLVPFVDELVPLIDLEEGYLTLDPPGGLIPGL; this is translated from the coding sequence ATGGCAGATCAGAACATGCATGAGAACCCTCAGCAGCGTGAGCTGCTGAGGGTTTGTCGTATCGGCCGCGCCCAGGGTATGAAGGGCGAGGTTACCGTACAGGTGTTCACCGACGAACCCGAATGGCGCTTCGAGCCGGGATCGGAGCTGTTCTCCCGCAACGGCGAGCAGCGGTATGTGGTGGAACGCTCCCGAACATTCAAGAATCGCTGGATCATCAAACTAGAAGGCTGTGACGACCGCAACGCTTCCGAAGCGCTCAACGGCACCGAACTGTATGGCGAGGCGGATGATCCGGAAGACATGCTCGAAGCCGATGAATGGTATCCGAAGGATCTTATCGGTCTTGAGGCCCGCATGGATGAGGAGAACGAGATCGGTGCCCCTGCCGGCAAGCCGATCGGCATGGTGGTCGACGTTATCGATTCGCCCGCGCAGTCGCTGCTGAAGATCCGCCTGACGGAACCGGTCGAGACGGGTACCGCCTCCGACGGCACGCCGATTGTGGAGAAGACCACGCTGGTGCCGTTCGTGGACGAATTGGTGCCGCTGATCGATCTGGAGGAAGGCTACCTGACACTCGACCCTCCGGGAGGTCTGATCCCGGGTCTGTGA
- a CDS encoding RNA-binding protein translates to MLEQAVEHLIKNIVDFPDDVSVKSRENARGEMLRVRVNPEDIGRVIGRSGRTANAIRTVVQALSDHKVRVDIMDVRR, encoded by the coding sequence ATGCTTGAACAGGCTGTGGAGCATCTTATTAAGAACATCGTCGATTTTCCTGACGACGTGTCGGTGAAGTCCCGTGAGAACGCACGTGGCGAAATGCTTCGCGTGCGCGTCAACCCCGAGGACATCGGCCGCGTGATCGGGCGTTCCGGCCGTACCGCCAATGCGATTCGCACGGTGGTGCAGGCGCTGAGCGACCACAAGGTCCGCGTCGACATCATGGATGTGCGCCGCTGA
- a CDS encoding LysR family transcriptional regulator, whose protein sequence is MTITQIRAFYLAATLGSFTAAAEYMGLTQPTISELVRKVEDQYGMALFVRRGRRLVLTTAGQALMPWAKRLLDAELGADSALTALSTGEGGTVSFGILKNANYYHLSELAAVFREAHPNVRIRLLGQNSFEVADAVRNGTLEAGLLCLPVPTEGLHIQPLMRHEILWASSKPERCMRPMSLIDMPKEPLILYDARHGEEDPTRLQLTQQAQQLGVTLEPDIEVESVDAAMSLVSRGLGDSIVPQAVAQSDHFPSNIHVTTLENPIYDTFALVRRENWELSPIAAHLADLAVSMLLNKVSGEIA, encoded by the coding sequence ATGACTATTACTCAGATACGGGCGTTCTACCTTGCGGCGACCCTGGGATCGTTCACCGCGGCTGCGGAATACATGGGTTTGACGCAACCCACGATCTCCGAATTGGTGCGCAAAGTGGAAGATCAGTACGGCATGGCGCTGTTCGTGCGCAGAGGCCGCAGATTGGTGCTTACCACGGCGGGTCAGGCGCTTATGCCGTGGGCCAAGCGTCTGCTCGACGCGGAGCTTGGCGCGGACAGCGCGCTAACCGCGCTGAGCACCGGCGAGGGCGGCACGGTGTCGTTCGGCATCCTCAAGAACGCGAACTACTATCACCTTTCCGAACTGGCGGCGGTATTCCGCGAAGCGCACCCCAATGTGCGCATTCGACTGCTGGGGCAGAACTCCTTCGAGGTGGCGGACGCCGTGCGCAATGGCACGTTGGAAGCCGGCCTGTTATGCCTGCCGGTGCCGACGGAAGGGCTGCACATCCAGCCGTTGATGCGCCACGAGATTCTGTGGGCCAGCAGCAAGCCGGAGCGTTGCATGCGGCCGATGAGCCTCATCGACATGCCCAAGGAGCCGTTGATCCTCTACGATGCCCGCCATGGCGAAGAGGACCCGACGCGTCTGCAGCTCACGCAGCAGGCGCAACAGCTTGGCGTGACGTTGGAACCCGACATCGAAGTCGAATCGGTGGACGCCGCGATGTCGCTGGTTTCGCGTGGCCTGGGCGATTCGATCGTGCCGCAGGCAGTGGCGCAATCCGATCATTTCCCGTCGAATATCCATGTGACCACGCTTGAAAACCCGATCTACGACACCTTCGCGCTGGTACGCCGCGAGAACTGGGAACTGTCTCCCATCGCCGCCCATCTTGCCGATCTTGCCGTCAGCATGCTGCTGAACAAGGTTTCCGGCGAAATCGCCTGA